The following coding sequences are from one Gossypium hirsutum isolate 1008001.06 chromosome A12, Gossypium_hirsutum_v2.1, whole genome shotgun sequence window:
- the LOC121211173 gene encoding mitochondrial import inner membrane translocase subunit Tim13 produces MDSFSTGSSGTGSPQISTDEFRDQMKAQLAQAYAQEFLETVRGKCFEKCISKPGTSLSGSESSCISRCVDRYIEATGIVGRALFTSR; encoded by the exons ATGGATTCTTTTTCAACTGGTTCAAGCGGAACAGGATCTCCCCAAATTTCAACAGATGAATTCAGGGACCAGATGAAGGCTCAACTTGCCCAGGCTTATGCTCAAGAGTTCCTCGAG ACTGTGAGGGGGAAGTGCTTTGAAAAGTGTATCTCAAAGCCAGGAACAAGTCTTAGTGGAAGTGAAAGTAGTTGCATCTCTAGATGTGTGGATCGTTACATCGAGGCCACCGGTATTGTTGGCAGAGCTCTTTTCACATCGCGCTGA
- the LOC107929583 gene encoding uncharacterized protein yields the protein MSEGSKAAMNVFSIPTPSSRLSPLARPFTITSPFNRHESFDPLLDSTSGLDQPFPYLNLGGQRQQGYCAYDSDSTAITATPFVNDLDFEPNSCFTNNPFVDPLVQTSFTPSSSSLNNVDPESGVLGTATNHHGLQGNLLQQGLIFSSRPQHTQSKLSSSAPVLSMSHCDSTIINNERCFPNLASCAAETLVSCAPKHFAYSARTFKPSSSSYNPPIVNPVPLENVAYGGTDALSKTDSYFGYVMPGMIGSDIMQSPLDKVACQDLLLRTIVEPACNETKSPSIMEKSKLQIACPNVHEDLALEQHDAKAGIADDKCSTNSDDLDVDSPCWPGTQAYKSPFSCSVPVNSEDSKGQSPFRVSVSPKLEHSKNKKVARNSLNPLAPVFIPGNSKQKADYLQKDCHGDNSLASQNIGALAAISSSRENELLGSARAGTCPSERINDIGFHFSIDAHDSRLEYGSPCSFQPPGKESVISESQLENVAGCMEGIANATYNALDSVADMAQAGPSSSISFPTTEISLTSHSIGDGVFSDLTQRFQEPSKSTPPKLDVNLMINTIQFLSELLLQNYSFALGSMSEYEHDKILNIINNLYGVIRHWAGERGVRPESSHLSTLYGKRQAADHREYKIQVNKKEHEIPPEALFYRQLWLEAKEASNLMKYRAHGSHTKPEPEKC from the exons ATGAGTGAAGGAAGTAAAGCGGCCATGAATGTCTTTTCAATCCCAACACCCTCGTCTCGTTTGTCTCCTTTGGCTCGTCCGTTCACCATCACCAGCCCTTTCAATCGCCATGAATCTTTTGACCCTTTGCTTGACTCTACTTCCGGTCTTGATCAACCCTTTCCTTACCTGAATTTGGGTGGTCAACGTCAACAAGGCTACTGTGCTTACGACTCTGACTCTACTGCAATTACTGCTACCCCTTTTGTCAATGACCTTGACTTTGAGCCTAATTCTTGTTTTACAAACAACCCTTTCGTGGATCCTCTAGTTCAAACCAGTTTCACTCCTAGTTCTTCAAGCTTGAACAATGTGGACCCAGAGAGTGGAGTGCTGGGAACTGCTACAAATCATCACGGGTTACAAGGGAACCTGCTTCAGCAAG GTTTGATCTTTTCTTCAAGACCTCAACATACTCAGAGTAAACTGTCGTCTTCAGCGCCAGTGCTGAGTATGAGTCATTGTGATTCAACTATTATTAACAATGAGAGATGCTTTCCCAATCTTGCCTCTTGTGCTGCTGAAACTCTGGTTTCATGTGCACCAAAGCATTTTGCTTATTCAGCTCGAACTTTCAAACCATCAAGTTCTAGTTACAATCCACCAATTGTTAATCCTGTTCCGTTAGAGAATGTGGCTTATGGTGGCACTGATGCACTCAGCAAAACGGATTCATATTTTGGCTATGTCATGCCTGGCATGATTGGTAGTGATATAATGCAGAGTCCTCTAGACAAGGTTGCTTGCCAAGACCTTTTATTGAGAACTATTGTTGAACCTGCCTGCAATGAGACTAAAAGCCCTTCTATTATGGAAAAATCCAAGCTTCAAATTGCTTGTCCCAATGTTCATGAAGACTTGGCTTTAGAACAACATGATGCTAAAGCAGGCATAGCTGATGATAAATGTTCCACCAACAGTGATGATTTGGATGTAGATTCACCTTGCTGGCCAGGAACACAGGCATATAAGTCTCCGTTTAGCTGTTCAGTGCCTGTGAATTCAGAAGATTCTAAGGGTCAATCTCCTTTCAGAGTTTCAGTGTCTCCGAAATTAGAACATTCTAAGAACAAAAAAGTGGCACGTAATAGTTTAAATCCTCTGGCACCTGTGTTTATTCCTGGAAATTCTAAACAAAAAGCCGATTATCTTCAGAAGGATTGTCATGGAGATAATTCTCTCGCTTCTCAGAATATTGGAGCTTTAGCTGCTATTTCTTCAtcaagagaaaatgaattattgGGTTCTGCTAGAGCAGGCACATGTCCTTCAGAAAGGATCAATGATATAGGATTCCATTTTTCTATTGATGCCCATGACTCAAGACTCGAGTATGGCAGTCCTTGCAGTTTTCAACCTCCTGGGAAAGAGAGTGTTATCTCTGAAAGTCAGCTTGAAAATGTTGCTGGCTGCATGGAGGGTATTGCTAATGCAACATATAATGCGCTAGACAGTGTTGCGGACATGGCACAGGCTGGGCCAAGTTCTAGCATCTCATTCCCTACGACAGAAATTTCCCTGACTTCACATTCAATTGGAGATGGTGTTTTTTCTGATTTAACTCAAAGATTTCAAGAGCCATCCAAGTCTACACCTCCCAAACTTGATGTTAATTTAATGATTAACACAATCCAATTTTTGTCGGAGTTGCTTCTACAGAATTATTCATTTGCTTTAGGTTCAATGAGTGAGTATGAGCATGATAAGAtccttaatataattaataaccTTTATGGTGTTATCAGACATTGGGCTGGTGAAAGAGGTGTAAGGCCCGAATCAAGTCACTTGAGCACTTTATATGGTAAAAGACAAGCAGCTGATCACCGTGAG TACAAGATCCAGGTTAATAAGAAGGAGCATGAAATTCCACCAGAAGCCTTATTTTATAGGCAACTGTGGCTTGAGGCTAAAGAAGCTTCTAACTTAATGAAGTATCGAGCGCATGGCTCACACACGAAACCAGAACCAGAGAAATGCTGA
- the LOC107929502 gene encoding mitochondrial inner membrane protein OXA1, whose protein sequence is MYSHALRHGVTPFTPYIPGPIFVSFFMATIFCYWITSNLFSLGYGLVLKVPGVKKALGVPEIPKQPVVTRPSIDLYTALKQTLKQAKTASQQSTSLPIDPTEVAS, encoded by the exons ATGTATTCGCACGCGTTAAG ACATGGCGTGACTCCATTTACTCCATATATTCCGGGCCCCATCTTTGTCAGCTTTTTCATGGCT ACCATATTTTGTTATTGGATCACATCGAATTTATTTTCCCTTGGATATGGATTAG TGCTTAAGGTTCCTGGAGTGAAGAAGGCTTTAGGCGTTCCCGAAATACCGAAGCAACCAGTCGTTACACGGCCTTCTATCGATCTGTATACGGCTCTCAAACAAACTCTCAAACAAGCCAAAACCGCATCACAACAGTCTACCTCGTTGCCCATTGATCCAACAGAAGTTGCGAGCTAA
- the LOC121202990 gene encoding B3 domain-containing transcription factor NGA1, whose protein sequence is MDFESKEEQMGSKGKLPFSHSSSSSNSSSSQYKTQLGPFGINNTRWEPHHQQMSPNWLGNRYEAEEDKEATTATTTVPAAATASEGNSTRVDSDSTLELRSSASGNIEKEHMFDKVVTPSDVGKLNRLVIPKQHAEKYFPLDSSTSDKGLLLNFEDRNGKPWRFRYSYWNSSQSYVMTKGWSRFVKDKKLDAGDIVSFQRGAGELGKGRLFIDWRRRPDAPDPQVSFRHHHFPLHRSIPWNPLLMRPPPTGRDHLHLSQINPLSRNTYYGGGSNLVNPGGTMGSVFYLRSAVVSTAPQMGMGMMEWQQHGGVVKPVAFESVPVVQGQAAAKRLRLFGVNMDCPISESDEYDVISTTTIANATMAASQTRPSSTSSQHPLQLRLYNETPLPPTDFLNTNKGKASMSLDLDI, encoded by the coding sequence ATGGATTTTGAGTCTAAAGAAGAACAGATGGGTAGTAAAGGTAAGCTTCCTTTTTCGCACTCTTCCTCTTCTTCTAATTCATCTTCTTCACAGTATAAAACCCAGTTGGGTCCTTTCGGTATCAACAATACCCGATGGGAGCCTCATCACCAGCAAATGAGTCCCAACTGGTTAGGCAACAGGTACGAAGCCGAAGAAGATAAAGAAGCAACCACCGCCACCACTACCGTCCCGGCAGCAGCAACAGCAAGTGAAGGTAACTCTACACGCGTAGACTCAGATTCAACGCTTGAGCTTAGGAGTAGTGCAAGTGGGAACATCGAGAAAGAACACATGTTCGACAAAGTGGTCACCCCAAGCGACGTGGGGAAACTCAACCGGCTTGTTATCCCAAAACAACACGCTGAGAAGTATTTCCCATTGGATTCTTCCACGAGCGACAAAGGTCTTCTACTGAATTTCGAGGATAGAAATGGAAAGCCCTGGAGATTCAGGTACTCTTATTGGAATAGTAGCCAAAGCTATGTTATGACCAAAGGGTGGAGCCGTTTTGTCAAGGATAAGAAACTCGATGCTGGGGATATAGTTTCTTTTCAGAGAGGAGCCGGTGAGTTGGGTAAAGGTCGTCTTTTTATTGATTGGAGGCGGAGGCCTGATGCACCAGACCCGCAGGTTTCTTTTCGACATCACCATTTCCCTTTGCACCGCTCGATCCCATGGAATCCATTGCTAATGCGACCGCCACCAACAGGAAGGGATCACTTGCACTTGTCGCAGATAAACCCTCTTAGCCGAAATACATACTACGGAGGTGGAAGCAATTTGGTGAATCCTGGTGGTACGATGGGGTCGGTGTTTTATTTGAGATCAGCAGTGGTTTCGACAGCCCCACAAATGGGAATGGGAATGATGGAGTGGCAACAGCACGGTGGAGTTGTAAAACCAGTTGCGTTCGAATCAGTACCTGTGGTCCAAGGCCAGGCAGCAGCCAAGAGGTTAAGGCTTTTTGGGGTGAACATGGATTGCCCCATATCGGAATCCGATGAGTACGACGTGATATCTACAACCACCATAGCAAACGCCACAATGGCAGCATCGCAGACACGGCCTTCTTCAACATCGTCTCAGCATCCTCTTCAATTAAGGCTCTACAATGAAACCCCACTTCCCCCTACTGACTTCCTTAACACCAACAAAGGGAAGGCTTCCATGTCCTTGGATTTGGATATCTGA